Below is a window of Desulfobacterales bacterium DNA.
AGGCTCTTCAACTACAAACCATAATTGAAGAGAATGGATATCAATGTGAGATAGCTGAAAATGGTATAGAAGCTCTTTCTCTCTTAGATACAAAGTCCTTTGATATCATTATAAGTGATATCATCATGCCTGAAATGGATGGTTTTGAATTATGTAAAAAAGTTAAGCACGATATAAAATATAAACATATTCCAGTATTTCTTTTGACGTCTCTATCAAATTCAGACGATATTATAATGGCTTTGGACAGTGGCGCTGATAGATTTTTTACAAAACCTTATAATGATGATGTTATAATTTCAAGCATTCGAGATGCTACTTTAAATAAAGATTTAAGAAGAGATCGAACATTGCAGATGGGTGTAAAAATTTTTCTATCAGGAAAAGACTATTTTATTACCTCTGAAAAATTTCAAATAATTGATCTTCTTTTTTCAACCTATGAAAATGCTGTTTTAAAAAATAGAGAACTCGATCAGGCAAATAGAGAATTAAAATTTTCCCAGCAAGCTCTAAACGAAAAAAATATTGAGCTAAAAAAATTAAATGAACAGAAAAATCATTTTTTAGGAGTCGCAAGTCATGACTTAAAGAACAGTCTTAATGCTGTAATTGCCTTTTCAGATCTTATTAGTAAAAATACA
It encodes the following:
- a CDS encoding hybrid sensor histidine kinase/response regulator; this translates as MLNPKILIVEDSPLQALQLQTIIEENGYQCEIAENGIEALSLLDTKSFDIIISDIIMPEMDGFELCKKVKHDIKYKHIPVFLLTSLSNSDDIIMALDSGADRFFTKPYNDDVIISSIRDATLNKDLRRDRTLQMGVKIFLSGKDYFITSEKFQIIDLLFSTYENAVLKNRELDQANRELKFSQQALNEKNIELKKLNEQKNHFLGVASHDLKNSLNAVIAFSDLISKNTDGNLTKKQEDFIQLIKSSGKYMLDLVNDLLDVSVIESEGMRIKSKKGNLKDLVYERVKINEILAQKKEIDIIAFLEETSDIYFDALRMSQAIDNLLSNAMKYSQTGSKIFVDLVQEENNIKIIVTDEGMGISEEDIPKLFKPFPMLDIVPTGGERSTGLGLSITKKIIEAHKGSITVESHVGMGSKFIISLPVQNY